Within Topomyia yanbarensis strain Yona2022 chromosome 2, ASM3024719v1, whole genome shotgun sequence, the genomic segment CGAAATTCAGACTTTGTtctatttttttggttcatcgagtaactacatgTCTAAGCTTTAAAAATCTTACTGAATTTCCTATTTCAGACAattgtatcaagagttatcatgttCGCCGTggtgctcctcgacgtggaatgtataaataaacccTTACATTACACAAGACGTACATTGTTGCTTTactttcaaaatcgtaaaacaaaattactttcggtttgtctagtctagtctacactgGAAATTGCAAacgttcgcctacaatttttcttgtcaatattaatgtttgtggcacatgtGGTATGTGATACAATCATTGAAGTGGTCAGGCTAACTGCACAGCGTAtaaaatgaagatgattcaaaattatacggcaatcaatttatttatttaatgaagaatttaatcagcgaatttttttgaaccttgaataaggaagaaacgtgaacaaccgtaccgaccgtttcaatttgatgggggtttgataaatcgttggaagTGATTTGGCTAAGAGGGCTAATGTCACGCCTTTAGTTTTTTCCTGGGACAAATgtatttagccctgccctgcccaaaacaaaattactttcggtttgagcactttgcagacgccccccttaacaAACTCACATTAGATTCTCGGAATTGGTTGggcagattttcacaaacttagtctcaaatgattaTCTACATTATGTACATTATCTCGACAGACTACTATGAAATTTCGTACGCATAGGTTAAATGGTACGGGCAATATTGAATGAATCTTCCGGTCACAAAAACGGAACTAAAATTTCCGAAAGATCAAActgcagaaatcgaattcgtatttttgatgccaaatttctttaaaatgcatgagattttatgttatcccgaAAAAATAATATGAGAACGACATTTTGGGACTTTTTGAAAAGGTTAAgtaatcggtcgaaatttcgacttgatttaaccgaggcccgcaagGCCGAttatcttataccattcgattcacttcgtcgagattgcaaaatgtgtgtgtgtgtgtatgtatgtatatatgtatgtatgtgtgtgcgcatgcgtgtgtcaaataatgttacagtttcaaatgaaaggtataccgCTCCCATATGCTGCTATTGactttttagttgatccgacttccggttccggagttacggattgaaaagtacggtcacacagcaaatcccAAAATTAACTGGTTACACTAtggtgtccgaatgatgtaatacatatataAATGGATTCAACATTACTCGGGTTAGCGGGTCtaaatcactaatgaccaatcaaagtagttttgaccacattggcctcCGGGGAAATcgacaagttcctaagctacTGTTTTATTTTCCAccgaactcttaaccgatttttacaaactagacCACTTATGGAGAATCAAACAtttttggaatatattgtccactatcgataattcctgtattccgggcatattccagaactaaagccacttcggtgatgaatCAATtatcactaacctagtctcaactggaaggtataatatgaagttgggTGTTGCACTTCCCATCCTTCCCTCTCCCTCTCACACCGCTCCCTCTTAGACCAACCTGACACCATTCGCTTCATCCACCTATATACCAAAATATGTTAGGTTGTTCCCAACGCATCTTTCCCCTCCCACTATTTATCTCCCACTTCCTTACCACtccgcatttcaaaatatgttaacataaaaataacattgaactcacgctgattaagctaattaaatattatatttttgtttgtttcaagtgtgtcagcgtcaaCACGTTGCTCATTAGATTCGTGGCAGTCGTGCACTTATTTATACTTACCAAGTTTAATAATGTCATAgaaatttccacaatgttacatTGAACGTACCaagctattaaatcataactatgataaatgagaaaggcacaatcgcaccactaggtggattaaaacaggtttttcaatgataaatcaatgaatgttatgttattgaattgtaagatgaagaaaatgaaattcaatgtcaatcttgtaATGTCagaatcacgagcagtagcacgtgaAGATATTCTTCctatttgcatcggagcaattgctcgacgaatactatattcgGAGTTTCGgggtggaatttttttttcgctgcgaatatttttagaactttgcgtgaagtaaattgatcaaaacttttgtacattgtaatcagggttgccactatttttcgaagaaaatctggcagttcaacaAAAAATGTCTGGTAAAATCTGTCACTTGGCAGCGACCTCAAAGTTATCGAAATTTGACATACATTTTGGTCTTCATGGAAATAGAAAATATGACCAAGATTTCCAAAataagtttaaaatttaaaaatctggtaGAATGAGAGATTTGTCTTTTGCTGGCAGCTTGAAAAAACTCTGATTGTGCCAAATAAAACCGGCATAATGTCATCCCCACTGGGGTATGACATAGAATTCtgaatatctggaaaaatccggcaaaattttaaaaatctggcaaaatgtctggcttgaacaaatgtctgttcagttgggaaaaatctggaaaattccagataaatctggaatatTGGAAACGCTGATTGTAATGAataatttcaataatattctgtaatttttctatgcaaaaatatcgacaagcgactcggcgACGAAGCCTTTTCTAGAACGTCTCTAGAAAAACATGggtttgcggtgttacctgccattcaaaaactacttatccgatttctttcaaactttgcatacacattctatgtaaaaaaatatctaacctttatgttgagttttcaaaataattttccaaTAAGGGGGTAttatactcattttaaataaaaatttctatttttcgcgaaaaattcctcctttttatgagtaaaccaaaaaaatagctcaaaaactcaacataggggttaggtatttttaacatagaatgtgcatgcaaagtttgaaaaaaaaatcgggtaaGTAGCTTTTGAATGGCatgtaacaccgcaaatcatgtttttttcagagatgttctacaaaaagcaTTGTAACCGTCAACCGAGTcgcttgtggatatttttgcatagaaaaattacacaatattattgaaatgaatcatagcaatgtacaaaagttttgattaatttgcttcaagcaaaatttaaaaaaaatcgcagcaaaaaactttttttttcacgctgaaactctGCACCCCACCCCCTCCCCCTTAAGATTTAGGAAGTGCCGCAGTGCACTAGTGACGTGGATCCGAGTGACATTTGCTTGCCACTGATGAGCCCTGTGGCAATTTACGTTTAGGATTACCAGTGTCCCCAACATCTCCCTCCTTAATATCTGTGGTATGCCTGAAACCATCGTGGCGTTCTTCGGTTGCTTCGGATGATGTTGAAATAGATCTGTCTGATGATTGGGAGGCCAAAGGCTGACTTCCCATTGACTTTAATGTGGCAGAATTCCTATCTTCGGGCAAGTATTCATCTGAAGACGATTCAGTTAACGTTGAATGATTATACTGTTTCCATTCGTTCAGCAGGATGTCGATCGGTAACTGTTTCAGTTGTTATTTTCTTAATTCAAATCCTGACGCGGATCGAGCCCTCAACTGGTTGATGTGGGACCGAATCAGCTTCTTGTTGTTCACCATTACGTTGTACATCACTTGACCGATTTTTTCGACAATAACTCCTGATTGTCGAGTCCACTTGTTGTTTGCGTAGATCTGCATTCGGTTGGAACGAGCTCGGTTGACTAGCTGTTGATACATGACTGCTATGCGCTCGAAGAAGATATAGGGAAGTACGTAATGACCGATTGTACAACGTTTCGGCCGGCGTTTTCCCGTTTGGTACATTTGGGTTGGGCGTAGTTAGATAGGTAAGTAGAAATACGTCCAACGTTTCTTGATCGATTgtattctctctctctctctttaatCTTTTTGACCGCTCGTTTGAATGTATCAACAAACCATTCGGCCTGGCCGTTTGACTGCGGATAAAAAGGGGCCGTAGTAAGACGCTGAAAGCCGTTCTCGCTACAAAGCTGGCTGAACTCTGTACTTTTGAACTGTGTTTCGCGGCTGTGACGAGGAGCTCAGGCATTCCCTTGTTGGCGAAGACCGAACGAAATAAGTTGATGGTTGCTGCCGTCATGATTCGCCGATTTGCGAAGACTTCCTGCCATTTGCTATATGCGTCGACGACCACGTCTATCGGACCCGTATAATCTGCACTAACACGTTGCCATCGACCAGTAGTTGACGGCCAAGATTCCGGTGTTGCTTTAGGCGGGGACCGTTCAGCGGACGCACAGTGATGACATGCCATTACGAAACTGACTATCGTCTCATCCAATCCTGGCCATTACACATAGCTGCGTGCGACTGTTTTCATTCGTTGCACTCCCGGATCAAGCACCTCTTCCGGTGGAACTCGGGGATCACGATCCTATCCCCGACCATAATGCAGCCTTGGACGATCGACAACCCTTCTTGACGATGGTAAAATCGTCGCAGCTCCCAATCGTGCGCATCTAGCTTGGAATTTGACCAGCCGTCATGTATGAAACGGTAAACCTTCCGAAGAACTGAATTGGACTTGGTAAGAGGTAAATGTTTGACGTTACTGACCGCTATTGCCCTCAAGTCTTCTTCCAGGGTGGTTCAGGTTACGACGAAGTCTTCGTGTGGCTTGACATGCTGGTTGATGAGACGGGAAAGTACTTCGGCATTCTCGAACTTGGTTGTCGAGACGTATTCCATGGAGAAATCGTATGAGAGTAATGTTAGGGCCCAACGCTGAAGCCGGTTGGTAGTGTAGACTGGCATTCCTTTTTTGGACCCAAAGATTCATAGTAGCGGTACGTGATCCGTTTGAAGGCGGAACCGCCTCCCGAACAGAAACTTGTGAAATTTTGTCACAGCTTAGAGCATCGCCAATCCTTTGCGATCGAGTTGAGAATATCGTTGTTTCGTGGCCGTGAGCGCCTGAGATGCATGCTGAATCACCTTGATCTTGCCGTCGGGGAgcttatgtttatttatttatttattcgtcaatcAATTGTAGTCTACAAACACAAAcattaattgcttatatactatactataTACTATTCCTATGTACTGTGATGCcgcaaagagttgaaaaactgttttaaacttgttcgggaCATGGTAAGGTCATTATTTTCACAATTCtggttatacacagccatcatctggtttagtggtccgaatttagcataatctgtacggtgatgacctatcgcgaacaaatttctattgcgtaattgacgagtagaagcatataaatttaattttgacaatatgtaagatgagtcagtacgttgcatgacgatatcgtttagaaacgagatcgTAGTTGTATTGATACAAGCCCCGGTTGGTGTTGTCAACATTTTCGACAACTTTCGTCTATTGCCACTTGTAAAAAGGCATCCGACAAATCAACTTGGCTCAAAATTGTACAATTcgctaatttggaaaaaatatccATGCGGAAACGGGAGCGGGTATTGATGCGACTGAATCCGCTCGTTGGACCAGTGGAAAAATCGCCACAAATGCGTATGTTGCCATTCGTCTTCCTAACTACGACTATTGGAGCAGCCCACTCTGAAAATTCAACTGAGGAAATAATTTGAAGTCGTTCTAAGCGATCGAGTTTCTGATCAACTGTCGCTAGCATGGCGTAGGATACTGGCCTACGTGGACAGAAAACAGGCCGACATGACACTTCAGTACTAGCTCGACCTTGGCCTTTGCACACAGTCCCAATGCGCTGCTAAAGAGCTTGGGGTACGCTTTTTGCAAAGAGTTGGCATCGACCGGAACTCTGCTGACATTATTACAAAAGTAGTCCATCTATAACGACAAAAGGTTGAATTTGTCGATAAAATCGATTCCGAGAAGATTGAGCGGACACTTCGATACGAAAATTCGTCCGTGTTGTGCTGAGCCGTTGAATGATACTTCACATGCAAACTCGTACTGCAACTCGACTTGTTCACCTGACGCCGATTTAGCAATTTGCGTCGCCGGAACTAATGCTGTGCTACCGAGCTGcttccacacttgctcggaaaCTATGGTGATGTTTAACGCTCTGTCCAGTTGCAGGCGGCTCtaccccatttggcataatgtgatatggcataatgccatttggcataatgtcatatggcataatggttatttggcataatggttatttggcataatagtcaGTTGGCATAAAGGTGACTTGGCATAATGGCaatttggcataatgaccatttggcataaagaccatttggcataacgccatttggcataacgccatttggcataacactatttggcataacgccatttggcataaatctatttggtatatttttgtatttggcAAAGTGAACATTGGATTAACGACAAGCTAGCATCTAAGGATTTCATTCTACttatgtaaattttaaatagaaattttgacaatctttctatttaagaacagctcatgtttaaaagaagggaaAATCATCAATGATTTATACCGAACTATCTAGTCTGTACTTATCCTAATTATTGAAAGATAAATGACAAACTTTACTGAAAATTCATCCTTCTTTTAattatgagctgttctttaatgCAAAAGTTTGCAAATTCCTAATTTCATATTTCCACAATTTATGACATCTTACTCAAAGcaaattttacctttaaaatcCTTGTGTAAATAAATTCAGTAAACTAAGCATTTGTTCTGGTTCTGTTTCTTTCAATAGTTTATGTGcaaattaacacaaaataaattattttattcgtaTTAACCGTCATAAGGATtagaaaacttaattaaaaaatcatctttattgcgagcccACATTTGCTGCTAttgcttgaagataatcaatagTATCAAAATTTTGTAAGTTCGTAACATTTTTGCACAGTTTCGCATCAATTATCTGATCTTTGGTACGACGCTTCTTCTCGGAGGTTAGTGACATATGCGCCAAAATTTGTGAAGCGATAAATTTTTCCTCTAGTTTCAGTTCTTCGATGATATGCATCAGACCAGCACTGCGACCCACCAGACGACTCCAATGACCATTATcattgaaaatagaatttttatttttgatgccagatgtctttaaggtgcatgacttgccgtcgagatttgatgcaaactaaaaaaaaattgaccaaaatttacttttttcgattttggcacatttttgtctttctcatatagaaaggttatgaaatcactctggaaaccgtcaacctaatcctaataattttttttggctggcataaggtttctggattttaacaggggcgtagttgagggtatacggagaggggttacccccccccccctctactgttcactcccctccctttaaaatccccttaaatcacccctcagaccaacaCCCCACCCAGCTCCCAACCCtctttaaaccaccaccatatcacaaagcataccaaattaagatggggagtcgttcgttcgtgggattttcgccctcctcacacacccacccccgcatgacaaaatgagctagcaagcagataacattgaactaatgctgattagactaattaagtatgatattttttttgtttcaagtgtttcaccgtcgacacgtgtCTCATCAatttcgtggctggcaagccattgtgtataagtgcaaagtgtactataaatgtaatgaacatttccacaattatgctGAAAATAACCTGCCACCAAGCCGTAGTTtatagaaatgagaaaggcacaattgaacCGCTAGGTGGGTTAAAACAGGCTTTTTTGTATGTATtaaaatagttttcatttttgttgaaaatctgcAACAAACGActttgttggatatatttccaCCAGTTCAtgcttaaatgaaaaaaaaatccatcatGCCTTGGACCAGGGAACTCTTCGGCAAACGCATTGATAAGAGCCTTTCCAAATCTGTTAAAATCACTTCTGGATGCAATTCAACGTCGATCTCATCAGCAATTTCGATAAGCTTAGACAATACTGCTCTATAGAGAGATTCTGATTTGCTTGTCATCGGAGCAAACACCAAAGGGAAGGTGCAGTGCTCCCCTTGATAGTAAAACGCAGACGAAATAAACTAGTCGAATGTATTGTAGACCAGGTTTATCTTTCCTGGACCGTCAATCACCATTCTCCCTGCACTCATAACGCATAGGCATTCTCCTTATTTGCGCACATTCAATAAATGCTGGGTGCTAATTGGTTATGCCAAATCacccttatgccaaatggcattatgccaaatgaccattatgctaaataacctttatgccaaatgactattaGCCAAAttgacattatgccaaatggtcattatgccaaatggtcattatgccaaatagcATTATGCCAAagggcattatgccaaatgacattatgccaaatgggatAGAGCCTTGCAGGCATACTGGGATGCTGTTGATTTGTTGTTGATGCAATTCGATTATATTGGTAACAATGGTCGTGTATCGGCAGTCCACAACGcaaacaaaggatcaatttggATCACACGCACTACGTTGTGAACTCGAATAGAAAGACGAAAGGAGCAAAGTAAAACTAAAGTGGGCACCCCTTTGTGCGAGAAGTCGTATTGATGTGCTTCGATTTTGATGCAAATTTCATATGTAGAATGAACTTTTGTCAAACTTTTGtcaaataataaaattctaCTTTGAGGGAAATTAGAGTAAAGCGggcattgaaaatttaaatttaaattcaaaaatttaatttaaaaatctttcaAGCTCTGGTTTTTACTTGATGAAATCTaattaattttagttttttttctgaacGGGCTTTTGGAGGAGTTGAAAATTGGatatatattttcaatttgtaaTCGATGTATTAAAAAACAATCATATTTtaacttgaaaaaataattcttttaaAAGCGTTATAGCTCTTTGCAACAATCTAAATGAGGGTAGGTTTGTACGGATGAATTTGAGAGTAAACTTAGTACTCTACGCTTCTGATGAGAATTTCTTGGGCtttcttgaaattttaaaatattacatatttttcagtatcttcatattttcaaaaaatatttttactcagGGTTCTATTCCAACTAATTTTTCATTCGAAATTCTATCTTTTTCTGATTTCTCAGAACTTTCAAGCCCAATTTGatgtacagtaagattccgtttttggcacgttccgtttttggcatgctctatttttggcaacaaaaaagttccgtttttggcaacaaatgggttccgtttttgtcaacattatttttgttcatagtaaatcttttgagaaatgctcaataatcattttattgtaataatggatatcgcttttgacgttatttccaaacataggaGTCATATTCACTATATTTTATGAAGGCGGGCATAGCGAATAAagttaaatttgttgattttttctattatttcattccatttcacatattcttatataattaactagctaatacccatcgcgcgttgctgcgacactctgcgaaataggagaaaaacataatttgttccaaagcgccatctggcgggcagataatctccaactaatagcacacaaacacgccccataccaaatacctactgtgtgcaaatttttacggaaatcggttaagccgtttgggagtctataaatcatatacatacaaactttgacttttatatatatatatatatatatatatatatatatatatatatatatatatatatatatatatatatatatatatatatatatatatatatatatatatatatatatatatatatatatatatatatatatatatatatatatatatatatatatatatatatatatatatatatatatatatatatatatatatatagatagatagatagatagatgttCTTGTGACATTTGtgatgtcacaaattgaaaataaaagcttttaaggtaATGTTCCATTCttggcacggttccagttttggcaactgaaaaaaaatattgttgccaaaaacggaatcctactgtattatATTCATATATTTAGTGTAGCAAAAACTGGGGTTCAGCACGATCGGAAACCTTCCCTTTGAAAAACGCAACAGTGTACGTGGTTTATAGCGATATAAATCGATAAAGTAATTTTTCACGTTATATCTTGTTTATAGTCTACTAAACTATTTTTTGCATAGCAGTAGCTTCAGAAAcaataaatagaaacaaaaacaagtaaaagGATTTCAGGGATTTCTCAAATTGGTGTagaagaataaataaaaataaatgtgcaaaatttttaataattaataaataaataacagataATAAATAACACAAATGTTTACTTTCCAAAGATGTAAGAATACGGATTTGAGGCGCTGTATCGATAACAGTCGATACAGTTCCACTGATCCCGCAATACGGCTACTACATAAATATTACCAAACGAATCAGTTGAATGTTCAATTGTGTCTGGGAATGTCGAACCTGCACTTATGTCCATCAAATGCAGTCGTGTGAATCCGCTTGGAATATGTGCCATTTTTGGGTACGAGGTACGGTGCATCGTATCCAAACATGTTTCAGATTATGTCCTGTGCTCTCGGCATTCGTGTGGCGTTGCCTGGTAAGGTctttaaaaaaactacaaagAGCTTATTTTTATTATGTTTGCACTAGACCTTCCGAATGCCCATCAGGGCTGGCCGCCAGCAACCAGCtaacagcagcaacagcagcgggTGGACGGATCTTTGCGGTTTTGTCGGAAAACATTACACATAATCCGCTTGGCTCAACTTGAACCGCTTCTCCGAGTCCTACCAGCTCGCAGGATGGCAGAGTCAAGGGCGCGCGAAGGGTTCATTTGTTAAGTTGTTCAAAGTGAAAATCGGAAAAAATGGAATTAAAACTGTCTGGTCTGAGATTTGCTGCACTCATTTTTGGCGTTTATGCTTCCCATAATGCCTTGTTACGATTTGTGTGCATCGGCGAGGCTTA encodes:
- the LOC131679736 gene encoding uncharacterized protein K02A2.6-like, translated to MACHHCASAERSPPKATPESWPSTTGRWQRVSADYTGPIDVVVDAYSKWQEVFANRRIMTAATINLFRSVFANKGMPELLVTAAKHSSKSNGQAEWFVDTFKRAVKKIKEREREYNRSRNVGRISTYLSNYAQPKCTKRENAGRNRIAVMYQQLVNRARSNRMQIYANNKWTRQSGVIVEKIGQVMYNVMVNNKKLIRSHINQLRLPIDILLNEWKQYNHSTLTESSSDEYLPEDRNSATLKSMGSQPLASQSSDRSISTSSEATEERHDGFRHTTDIKEGDVGDTGNPKRKLPQGSSVASKCHSDPRH